The Streptococcus sp. VT 162 genome has a window encoding:
- a CDS encoding 3-hydroxy-3-methylglutaryl-CoA reductase: MKISWNGFSKKSYHERLELLRAQALLSPEKQTSLEQDEQVSLAVADQLSENVVGTFSLPYSIIPELLVNGQDYTVPYVTEEPSVVAAASYASKIIKRAGGFTAQVHERQMIGQVALYQVADPEQAQEKIASKKAELLELANQAYPSIVKRGGGARDLRVEQIKGETDFLVVYLHIDTQEAMGANMLNTMLEALKPVLEELSQGQSLMGILSNYATDSLVTASCRIAFRYLNPQKDQGREIAEKIALASQFAQADPYRAATHNKGIFNGIDAILIATGNDWRAIEAGGHAFASRDGRYQGLSRWTLDMEREELVGEMTLPMPVATKGGSIGLNPRVALSHELLGNPSAKELAQIIVSIGLAQNFAALKALVSTGIQQGHMKLQAKSLALLAGASESEVVPLVERLISEKTFNLETAQRYLENLRS, from the coding sequence ATGAAGATAAGTTGGAATGGATTTTCTAAAAAATCATACCATGAGCGCCTGGAGTTGTTGCGAGCTCAGGCGCTCCTTAGTCCTGAAAAGCAAACCAGTCTGGAGCAGGATGAACAAGTCAGCTTGGCTGTTGCAGACCAGCTGAGTGAGAATGTGGTAGGAACTTTTTCTCTACCTTATTCCATCATTCCAGAGCTTTTGGTGAACGGTCAGGACTACACAGTTCCCTATGTGACAGAAGAACCCTCAGTGGTTGCTGCGGCCAGCTATGCTAGTAAAATCATCAAGCGAGCAGGCGGCTTTACTGCTCAAGTACATGAGCGCCAGATGATTGGTCAGGTAGCCCTTTATCAAGTTGCTGATCCTGAACAAGCGCAAGAGAAGATTGCCAGTAAGAAAGCCGAACTCTTGGAACTTGCCAATCAAGCCTATCCTTCTATCGTTAAACGAGGAGGTGGTGCGCGTGATTTGCGTGTAGAGCAGATTAAGGGAGAAACAGACTTTCTCGTCGTCTATCTCCATATCGATACCCAGGAAGCCATGGGAGCCAATATGCTCAATACCATGCTTGAAGCCTTGAAACCAGTCTTAGAAGAACTCAGTCAGGGACAGAGTCTCATGGGAATCCTGTCCAATTACGCGACCGATTCTCTGGTGACTGCAAGCTGTCGTATCGCCTTTCGCTACTTGAACCCTCAAAAGGATCAAGGACGAGAAATTGCGGAGAAAATAGCCTTGGCCAGCCAGTTTGCGCAGGCTGATCCCTACCGAGCAGCTACTCATAATAAAGGGATTTTTAATGGTATTGATGCCATTTTAATCGCCACGGGTAATGACTGGCGTGCCATCGAAGCCGGGGGTCATGCTTTTGCCAGTCGAGACGGACGCTATCAAGGTCTTAGTCGCTGGACGCTGGACATGGAAAGAGAAGAATTGGTCGGTGAGATGACCCTACCTATGCCTGTAGCGACCAAGGGTGGCTCTATCGGTCTCAATCCCCGTGTAGCTCTTAGTCATGAACTACTGGGAAATCCTTCTGCCAAAGAATTAGCTCAAATTATCGTTTCTATCGGACTGGCACAAAACTTTGCGGCTCTGAAAGCCTTGGTGAGTACGGGCATCCAGCAAGGCCACATGAAGTTGCAGGCCAAATCCTTAGCTCTACTAGCTGGTGCTAGCGAGTCTGAAGTTGTTCCCCTAGTTGAGCGCTTAATATCGGAGAAAACCTTTAACTTAGAGACAGCCCAGCGCTATCTCGAAAACTTAAGATCATAA
- a CDS encoding PTS sucrose transporter subunit IIABC, translating to MTNTEIAKKVIEALGGRENVNSVAHCATRLRVMVKDEAKINKDAIENLEKVQGAFFNSGQYQIIFGTGTVNKMYDEVVALGLPTSSKEDMKAEAAKQGNWFQRAIRTFGDVFVPIIPVIVATGLFMGVRGLLTALGMTLPEDVTTYTQILTDTAFIILPGLVVWSTFRVFGGNPAVGIVLGMMLVSDSLPNAWAVASGGEVTAMQFFGFIPVVGLQGSVLPAFIIGVVGAKFEKAVRKVVPDVLDLLVTPFVTLLVMSILGLFVIGPVFHVVENYILIGTKAILGLPFGLGGFLIGGVHQLIVVSGVHHIFNLLEVQLLAADHANPFNAIITAAMTAQGAATVAVGVKTKNPKLKTLAFPAALSAFLGITEPAIFGVNLRFRKPFFLSLIAGAIGGGLASILGLAGTGNGITIIPGTMLYIGNGQLFQYILMVAVSFVLGFALTYMFGYEDEEEVASEVATERLVQEETTGNIPVAPQNETIQTPIVGDVVALENVDDPVFSSGAMGQGIAVKPSQGVVYAPADAEVSIAFATGHAYGLKTANGAEILIHVGIDTVTMNGEGFEQKVAQGDKVKAGDVLGTFDSNKIAAAGLDDTTMVIVTNTADYASVTPVASGSVVKGDAIIEVKA from the coding sequence ATGACCAATACAGAAATTGCAAAAAAAGTCATCGAAGCCTTAGGTGGACGTGAGAACGTTAACAGTGTTGCGCACTGTGCGACTCGCCTCCGTGTGATGGTTAAAGATGAAGCGAAAATTAACAAAGATGCTATCGAGAACTTGGAAAAAGTTCAAGGTGCTTTCTTTAACTCAGGTCAATACCAAATCATCTTTGGTACTGGTACAGTAAACAAGATGTACGATGAAGTCGTAGCTCTTGGGTTGCCAACATCTTCTAAAGAAGATATGAAAGCAGAAGCTGCAAAACAAGGAAATTGGTTCCAACGTGCCATCCGTACTTTCGGTGACGTCTTCGTTCCAATCATTCCAGTTATCGTAGCAACTGGTCTCTTCATGGGTGTGCGTGGTCTCTTGACTGCTCTTGGAATGACACTTCCAGAAGATGTGACAACTTATACTCAGATCTTGACAGACACTGCCTTTATTATCTTGCCAGGTTTGGTTGTTTGGTCAACTTTCCGTGTATTCGGTGGTAACCCAGCTGTTGGTATCGTTCTTGGTATGATGCTCGTTTCTGATTCACTTCCAAATGCCTGGGCTGTTGCGTCTGGTGGTGAAGTAACTGCAATGCAGTTCTTCGGATTTATCCCAGTTGTAGGTTTGCAAGGTTCAGTTCTTCCAGCCTTCATCATCGGGGTTGTCGGAGCTAAGTTTGAAAAAGCAGTTCGTAAGGTTGTTCCAGATGTCTTGGATCTCTTGGTGACGCCATTCGTGACACTTTTGGTGATGTCTATCCTTGGACTCTTTGTCATCGGACCAGTCTTCCATGTTGTTGAGAACTACATCCTTATCGGTACAAAAGCGATTCTTGGCTTGCCATTTGGTCTTGGTGGTTTCTTGATTGGTGGGGTTCACCAATTGATTGTCGTATCAGGTGTACACCACATCTTCAACTTGCTTGAAGTGCAATTGCTTGCTGCCGATCATGCCAACCCATTCAACGCCATTATCACTGCAGCTATGACAGCTCAAGGGGCTGCAACTGTTGCCGTTGGTGTCAAAACTAAAAATCCTAAACTGAAAACACTTGCTTTCCCAGCTGCTCTTTCTGCCTTCCTCGGTATTACAGAGCCTGCTATCTTCGGGGTGAACTTGCGTTTCCGTAAACCATTCTTCCTTTCATTGATTGCTGGTGCTATCGGTGGTGGACTGGCTTCAATCCTTGGTCTTGCTGGTACTGGTAATGGTATCACCATCATCCCTGGTACAATGTTGTACATTGGTAACGGTCAATTATTCCAATACATCCTTATGGTAGCTGTATCATTCGTTCTTGGTTTTGCACTTACTTACATGTTTGGTTACGAGGACGAAGAAGAAGTTGCTAGTGAAGTAGCGACAGAACGTTTGGTTCAAGAAGAAACAACTGGTAACATTCCAGTAGCTCCTCAAAATGAAACAATCCAAACTCCAATCGTTGGGGACGTAGTTGCCCTTGAGAATGTTGATGACCCAGTCTTTTCAAGTGGTGCAATGGGACAAGGGATTGCAGTGAAACCAAGCCAAGGCGTGGTTTACGCACCAGCTGATGCAGAAGTATCAATCGCCTTTGCTACAGGACATGCTTACGGTTTGAAGACAGCAAACGGAGCTGAAATCTTGATCCACGTTGGTATCGACACGGTGACTATGAACGGTGAAGGCTTTGAACAAAAAGTTGCTCAAGGCGACAAGGTCAAAGCTGGTGATGTTCTCGGAACCTTTGACTCAAACAAAATCGCTGCTGCAGGTCTTGACGACACAACAATGGTTATCGTAACCAACACAGCAGACTACGCTTCTGTGACACCAGTCGCAAGCGGTTCAGTTGTCAAGGGTGACGCTATCATCGAAGTGAAAGCCTAG
- a CDS encoding LacI family transcriptional regulator, whose amino-acid sequence MVAKLTDVAKLAGVSPTTVSRVINKKGYLSEKTIQKVNEAMRELGYKPNNLARSLQGKSAKLIGLIFPNISHVFYAELIDKLEHQLFKNGYKTIICNSEHDSEKEREYIEMLEANQVDGIISGSHNLGIEDYNRVTAPIISFDRNLSPDIPVVSSDNYGGGVLAAQTLVKTGAQSIIMITGNDNSNSPTGLRHAGFASILPKAPIINVSSDFSPVRKEMEIKNILTHQKPDAIFASDDLTAILVIKIAQELGISVPDELKVIGYDGTYFIENYYPHLTTIKQPMKEIAQLTVDLLLQKIEGKEVATTGYFLPVTLLPGKSI is encoded by the coding sequence ATGGTCGCAAAACTAACTGATGTCGCAAAACTTGCAGGCGTCAGCCCCACTACCGTCTCACGGGTCATCAATAAAAAGGGTTATCTATCTGAGAAAACCATCCAAAAGGTTAATGAAGCCATGCGAGAATTGGGCTACAAGCCCAATAATCTGGCTCGAAGTCTCCAAGGAAAATCTGCCAAGTTGATTGGACTTATTTTTCCAAACATCAGTCATGTCTTTTATGCAGAGTTGATTGACAAGTTGGAACACCAACTCTTCAAAAATGGTTACAAAACCATCATCTGTAACAGCGAACATGACTCTGAAAAAGAACGGGAGTACATTGAAATGCTGGAGGCCAACCAGGTCGATGGTATCATTTCTGGAAGTCACAACTTGGGAATCGAAGACTACAATCGTGTGACGGCACCGATTATTTCCTTTGACCGAAATCTATCACCAGACATCCCTGTCGTCTCCTCTGATAACTACGGTGGCGGGGTCCTCGCAGCCCAAACTCTGGTCAAGACTGGAGCCCAGTCTATCATCATGATTACAGGAAATGATAACTCTAACTCACCGACTGGACTGCGTCATGCTGGCTTTGCCTCTATTCTCCCAAAAGCGCCTATTATCAATGTTTCGAGTGACTTTTCTCCCGTCAGAAAAGAAATGGAAATCAAAAATATCTTGACCCATCAGAAACCAGATGCGATTTTTGCTTCGGATGATTTGACAGCTATCCTGGTTATCAAAATAGCTCAGGAGCTAGGTATCTCTGTTCCTGATGAGCTCAAGGTCATCGGCTACGATGGGACTTACTTTATCGAGAACTACTATCCTCACCTGACAACGATTAAGCAACCTATGAAAGAGATTGCCCAACTCACTGTTGATCTTCTCTTGCAGAAGATTGAAGGCAAGGAAGTTGCGACAACTGGTTACTTCTTACCAGTCACCCTATTACCTGGAAAAAGTATTTAA
- a CDS encoding sucrose-6-phosphate hydrolase, with product MEWTTERRYRRYEDWTNDEVKQIKEKMAQSPWHTRYHVEPKMGLLNDPNGFSYFDGKWILFYQNFPFGAAHGLKSWVQLESDDLVHFTETGVKVLPDTPFDSHGAYSGSAMQFGDQLFLFYTGNVRDENWIRHPYQIGALMDKDGKITKIDKILIDQPADSTDHFRDPQIFNFKGQYYAIVGGQDLEKKGFVRLYKAVDNDYTNWQAVGDLDFANDRTAYMMECPNLVFVGEHPVLLYCPQGLDKGVLDYDNIYPNMYKIGASFDPENAEMVDVSPLQNLDYGFEAYATQAFNAPDGRALAVSWLGLPDVSYPSDRFDHQGTFSLVKELTIKDGKLYQYPVAAVKELRASEEVFSNRTQTNNTYELELNLEANSQSEIVLLADKEGKGLSINFDLVNGQVTVDRSQAGEQYAQEFGTTRSCPIDNQATTATIFIDKSVFEIFINKGEKVFSGRVFPHADQNGILIKSGNPTGTYYELDYGRKTN from the coding sequence ATGGAATGGACAACTGAGCGTCGTTACAGACGCTACGAAGACTGGACAAATGATGAAGTCAAGCAAATCAAGGAAAAGATGGCACAATCTCCTTGGCATACTCGTTACCATGTTGAGCCTAAAATGGGGCTTCTCAATGATCCAAATGGCTTTTCTTATTTTGATGGCAAATGGATTCTCTTTTACCAAAACTTCCCCTTTGGTGCAGCCCATGGGTTGAAGTCTTGGGTGCAGCTTGAAAGTGATGATTTGGTGCACTTTACAGAAACTGGAGTCAAAGTTTTGCCAGATACTCCATTTGATAGCCACGGTGCCTACTCTGGTTCTGCCATGCAGTTTGGCGATCAGTTGTTCCTATTCTATACAGGAAATGTCCGTGATGAAAACTGGATCCGTCACCCATACCAGATTGGCGCTTTGATGGACAAGGATGGCAAGATTACAAAGATTGACAAGATCTTGATTGACCAGCCAGCAGACTCTACTGACCACTTCCGTGACCCACAAATTTTCAACTTTAAGGGACAATATTATGCTATCGTCGGTGGACAGGACTTAGAGAAAAAAGGCTTCGTCCGTCTCTACAAGGCTGTGGACAATGATTACACAAACTGGCAAGCAGTTGGCGACCTTGACTTTGCTAATGACCGCACTGCCTACATGATGGAATGTCCAAATCTAGTCTTTGTAGGGGAGCACCCTGTCCTTCTCTACTGTCCACAAGGATTGGATAAGGGTGTTCTAGACTATGATAATATCTATCCAAACATGTACAAAATCGGTGCTTCCTTTGATCCTGAAAATGCCGAAATGGTAGATGTGTCTCCATTGCAAAATCTAGACTATGGCTTTGAAGCCTATGCAACTCAAGCATTCAACGCTCCAGATGGACGTGCACTAGCAGTAAGTTGGCTTGGGTTACCAGATGTTTCTTACCCATCTGACCGTTTTGACCACCAAGGAACCTTCTCATTGGTCAAAGAACTCACTATCAAAGATGGCAAACTCTACCAATATCCTGTCGCAGCCGTCAAAGAACTTCGTGCTTCTGAAGAGGTCTTCTCAAATCGTACTCAAACCAACAACACCTATGAACTCGAGCTCAACTTGGAGGCCAATAGCCAAAGCGAGATTGTCTTACTTGCTGATAAAGAAGGCAAGGGGCTTTCAATCAACTTTGACCTTGTCAATGGACAGGTGACAGTGGATCGTAGTCAGGCTGGTGAACAGTACGCCCAAGAATTTGGTACGACTCGTTCTTGCCCTATCGATAACCAAGCTACTACTGCCACTATCTTCATCGACAAGTCAGTCTTTGAAATTTTCATCAATAAAGGAGAAAAAGTATTTTCTGGTCGTGTCTTCCCACATGCGGACCAAAATGGTATCCTGATCAAGTCTGGAAACCCAACTGGAACTTACTATGAATTAGATTATGGTCGCAAAACTAACTGA